From a region of the Phaseolus vulgaris cultivar G19833 chromosome 6, P. vulgaris v2.0, whole genome shotgun sequence genome:
- the LOC137831449 gene encoding ATP-dependent zinc metalloprotease FTSH 9, chloroplastic-like, with protein MLPLEYHYHYFSALTHTKLKPYQPFSRANSRVSLPPLDDTLRRFRFPNSPNDSLRYGLWGHHRSSWACRSAGEPDSAADSGEEKTGDDDAGSNRGKGGWWSRWRRWRWQPLIQVQEIGILLLQIGIGFFVMRLLRPGIPLPGSDPKAATVFVSVPYSEFLSRINSDQVQKVEVDGVHIMFKLKADVGTSHDGVGDVIAGNGGGGSSSITRLQESESLVKSVAPTKRIVYTTTRPSDIRTPYEKMLDNKVEFGSPDKRSGGFFNSALIALFYAAVLAGLLHRVPVSFSQHTAGQIRNRKSGTSTGKKSSEQGEIVTFADIAGVDEAKEELEEIVEFLRNPDRYVRLGARPPRGVLLVGLPGTGKTLLAKAVAGEADVPFISCSASEFVELYVGMGASRVRDLFARAKREAPAIIFIDEIDAVAKSRDGKFRMVSNDEREQTLNQLLTEMDGFDSNSAVIVLGATNRSDVLDPALRRPGRFDRVVMVETPDRIGREAILKVHVSKKELPLAKDVDLGDIACMTTGFTGADLANLVNEAALLAGRQNKIVVEKLDFIQAVERSIAGIEKKTAKLRGSEKAVVARHEAGHAVVGTAVAKLLPGQPRVEKLSILPRSGGALGFTYIPPTTEDRYLLFVDELHGRLVTLLGGRAAEEVVFSGRVSTGALDDIRRATDMAYKAIAEYGLNQTIGPVSIATLCSGGVDEFGGAVPWGRDQGHLVDLVQKEVQTLLQSALAVALSIIRANPTVLEGLGADLEEKEKVEGEELQKWLRMVVAPTELATFVKGKQQPLLPP; from the exons ATGTTACCTTTAGAGTATCACTATCACTATTTCTCAGCTTTAACCCACACCAAATTAAAACCCTACCAACCATTTTCCCGCGCAAATTCTAGGGTTTCCCTTCCCCCCCTCGACGACACCCTCCGTCGTTTTCGATTCCCAAATTCGCCTAACGATTCTCTTAGGTACGGTTTGTGGGGTCACCACCGATCATCATGGGCGTGTCGTTCTGCCGGAGAACCAGATTCCGCGGCGGATTCCGGCGAGGAGAAGACCGGCGACGATGACGCCGGTTCGAACCGGGGGAAGGGCGGGTGGTGGTCGCGTTGGCGAAGGTGGCGGTGGCAGCCACTGATTCAGGTTCAGGAAATTGGAATTCTGCTTTTGCAAATAGGGATTGGGTTCTTCGTCATGCGGTTGCTCCGACCCGGAATCCCACTGCCCGGGTCGGATCCTAAGGCTGCGACGGTGTTTGTGAGTGTGCCTTATAGTGAGTTTTTGAGTAGGATCAATAGTGACCAGGTGCAGAAGGTGGAGGTGGATGGGGTCCACATCATGTTCAAGTTGAAGGCTGATGTTGGAACAAGCCATGATGGTGTTGGTGATGTTATTGCAGGGAATGGTGGTGGTGGCAGTAGTAGTATTACTAGGTTGCAGGAATCAGAATCTTTGGTGAAGAGTGTTGCACCAACTAAGAGGATAGTTTACACTACCACAAGGCCAAGTGATATCAGAACTCCCTACGAAAAGATGCTGGACAATAAGGTGGAGTTTGGGTCCCCGGATAAGCGATCTGGCGGATTCTTTAACTCTGCACTG ATAGCCTTGTTTTATGCTGCTGTGCTTGCAGGGCTTCTCCATAGAGTCCCTGTGAGCTTTTCTCAG CATACAGCCGGTCAGATTCGGAACCGCAAATCTGGCACTTCTACTGGTAAGAAGTCATCTGAACAAGGAGAAATAGTAACTTTTGCTGATATTGCTGGTGTTGATGAAGCTAAAGAGGAGTTAGAAGAGATTGTG GAATTTCTTCGAAATCCAGACAGATATGTAAGGCTTGGTGCTCGCCCACCTCGTGGTGTTCTCTTG GTGGGTCTTCCTGGCACAGGTAAGACTTTACTAGCAAAGGCTGTGGCTGGGGAAGCTGATGTGCCATTTATAAGTTGTTCTGCTAGTGAGTTCGTGGAATTGTATGTTGGTATGGGTGCCTCTCGTGTTAGAGATCTATTTGCAAGGGCAAAAAGGGAAGCTCCGGCCATAATCTTTATTGATGAg ATAGATGCTGTAGCTAAAAGTCGTGATGGAAAATTTCGCATGGTCAGCAATGATGAACGAGAGCAAACCTTGAATCAGTTGCTCACT GAGATGGACGGTTTTGACAGCAATTCTGCAGTGATTGTTCTTGGAGCTACTAATAGGTCAGATGTCTTGGACCCTGCACTTCGCCGGCCAGGAAGATTTGATCGTGTAGTTATG GTAGAAACACCTGATAGGATTGGAAGAGAAGCCATCCTAAAAGTTCACGTTTCCAAGAAGGAACTTCCTTTAGCCAAGGATGTTGACCTTGGTGACATTGCTTGTATGACCACTGGTTTTACTGG AGCAGATCTTGCAAACCTTGTAAATGAGGCTGCTTTACTGGCTGGaagacaaaataaaattgtgGTGGAAAAACTTGATTTCATCCAAGCTGTAGAAAGATCTATAGCT GGCATAGAGAAGAAGACTGCCAAGTTGAGAGGAAGTGAGAAGGCTGTAGTTGCACGACATGAGGCTGGTCATGCTGTAGTAGGTACTGCAGTTGCAAAGCTTCTTCCTGGACAGCCACGTGTCGAG AAACTAAGTATATTGCCAAGGTCAGGAGGGGCTTTGGGCTTTACTTATATTCCTCCAACAACTGAGGATAGATACTTGCTATTTGTTGATGAGTTGCATGGTCGCCTGGTGACCCTTCTTGGAGGACGTGCTGCTGAAGAAGTTGTTTTTTCTGGTCGAGTATCAACAGGAGCACTTGATGACATACGACGAGCAACTGACATGGCGTACAAGGCTATAGCTGAATATGGTCTTAATCAGACCATAGGCCCTGTGTCAATAGCCACTCTTTGTAGTGGTGGAGTTGATGAGTTTGGGGGAGCAGTTCCTTGGGGAAGGGATCAG GGACATCTTGTCGATCTTGTTCAAAAAGAGGTGCAAACATTACTGCAATCTGCACTGGCTGTAGCACTCTCCATTATTCGAGCAAATCCTACTGTTTTGGAGGGTCTTGGTGCTGATTTGGAAG AAAAGGAGAAAGTTGAGGGTGAAGAGCTACAAAAGTGGTTAAGAATGGTGGTAGCACCAACAGAGCTTGCCACCTTTGTCAAAGGTAAACAACAACCTCTCCTCCCACCGTAG
- the LOC137833082 gene encoding uncharacterized protein gives MGLNAKDIQLCLFKVIHDSSKSSYIFIQRHPIISSVLLICFILYIFLSYIYNFLVYISPFFVCAIIFIKIFWSSEKTQLKYVKIKDEKEEQKKVEPKCPKIPNYKRPDILYKYPSQNATSRRRNFSDKNWNVYGGLEENAKDLSTVFHNEFTKKNVENKWGKYFEKGESSLEKNRLFAKNTQVHKRKPLRSEPSMVDLVECGDLDIERKIEDGDDEEETQEDRNKAIEWTEDDQKNLMYLGISEMERNKRLESLIARRKEKKLFKGQPEKVLNDKKPIAPLLMKRNDPLNSSKEFDDDLEMPGSAPSLMPRSPYDIPYDLTEERPNLTGDSFPQEFSSQNDMPLCRHESFSSDHSFPSETKQDEGAREHYFLNRRRKYSDRYSYSRFRRNHMDKGTHDWLIDQLIYSGSEESGLQTSNPSIKGDESTHEEDGKCKIDMNDMKGETMKHKTKSISNQISDSGLEKSGRWPKFPKPHERVFNLPISTSSTSAISSNINEAMYETVTSVIDKRQENMFLTSGRLCHTPTYSVASDLQVEVSEIGSPTSTVGENDEINSSTDRDSILYDGDIDRDISSGSEELWGASFHGVKETQKVKNDGDNVEVNNSSKDVVSPFDPCHIDEENAVDVCSSSSKSDVPENTPTHAIDSHHNIFGYTKHFMGGNEAPQSSNFSRTLDQFPNETHSENPNEWCNMTENVTNEAQFINDAVTNQDNIENSRNNEDPNKSVVRQESIDDASIYSVLSSPRSVLPEKAMTDEISLSNFDQHMHIDGQQSIVEGLTQESLDSENSPNIMLHTRQPMIDDVIDAISLSNFDQHRHIEPQQSIVDGMTQESSNNESSNDVMPQTMQPMMDDIIDEISLSNFDQHMDIEPQQSTTEGVTSETLTTKTPHDELHNVNFNQSEEQQISPQENFREESNIFGNMNDEHIKNNEDNSNHLNSEEATTKSTSTISETTNLEDMNEKSRDLVDDEVASREMLKDDKNEKTSSSNNVNDELSKQRTNKARSQNRDSGYLSDIFD, from the exons ATGGGTTTGAATGCAAAGGACATTCAACTTTGTTTGTTTAAAGTGATTCATGATTCAAGCAAGTCTAGTTACATATTCATACAAAGACATCCAATAATTTCAAGTGTCTTGTTGATATGTTTTATTCTATATATATTCCTTTCATATATTTACAACTTTTTAGTTTACATCTCCCCTTTCTTTGTATGtgctattatttttataaaaatcttttgGAGTTCTGAGAAAACACAACTCAAGTATGTCAAAATCAaggatgaaaaagaagagcAGAAGAAGGTTGAACCAAAATGTCCAAAGATACCAAACTATAAAAGACCAGATATACTTTATAAGTATCCATCACAAAATGCCACAAGTAGAAGGAGAAACTTTAGTGATAAGAATTGGAATGTGTATGGTGGTTTAGAAGAAAATGCCAAGGATTTGTCAACAGTTTTTCATAATGAgttcactaaaaaaaatgtgGAGAACAAATGGGGCAAATATTTTGAGAAAGGAGAAAGTTCTTTGGAAAAAAATAGGTTATTTGCAAAAAATACTCAAGTTCATAAAAGGAAACCATTAAGATCTGAACCTTCAATGGTTGACTTGGTGGAATGTGGTGATTTAGATATAGAGAGAAAGATAGAGGATGGGGATGATGAGGAAGAAACACAAGAGGATAGGAACAAAGCTATAGAATGGACAGAAGATGATCAAAAAAACTTAATGTATCTTGGGATTTCAGAAATGGAGAGAAATAAAAGGCTAGAGAGTCTCATAgctagaagaaaagaaaaaaagttatttaaggGGCAACCTGAGAAggttttaaatgataaaaaaccAATTGCACCATTGCTTATGAAAAGAAATGACCCTTTAAATTCTTCAAAAGAGTTTGACGATGACTTAGAAATGCCAGGTTCTGCCCCTTCTCTCATGCCAAGAAGTCCTTATGACATTCCTTATGATCTTACTGAAGAGAGACCCAATCTCACAGGAGATAGTTTTCCTCAAGAATTCTCAAGTCAAAATGACATGCCATTATGCAGGCATGAAAGCTTCAGTTCAGACCACTCTTTCCCATCAGAAACAAAACAAGATGAAGGTGCTAGAGAGcattatttccttaatagaAGGAGGAAGTATTCTGATAGATATTCATATTCAAGATTTAGACGAAATCATATGG ATAAGGGAACTCATGACTGGCTAATTGATCAATTGATTTACAGTGGAAGTGAAGAAAGTGGATTGCAAACATCCAATCCATCTATAAAGGGAGATGAATCAACACACGAAGAAGATGGAAAATGTAAAATTGATATGAATGACATGAAAGGTGAGACAATGAAGCATAAAACAAAATCCATATCAAATCAAATAAGTGATTCAGGACTTGAGAAATCAGGACGATGGCCTAAGTTTCCTAAGCCTCATGAGAGAGTTTTCAATTTACCAATATCTACAAGTAGCACTAGTGCTATTAGTAGTAATATAAACGAAGCTATGTATGAGACTGTAACATCAGTAATTGATAAAAGAcaagaaaatatgtttttaactaGTGGGAGACTTTGTCACACCCCAACATATTCAGTAGCTTCTGACTTACAAGTAGAGGTTTCTGAAATTGGTTCACCAACATCAACAGTTGGTGAGAATGATGAGATAAACTCATCCACTGATAGAGACTCTATATTATATGATGGGGACATTGATAGAGATATTAGTTCTGGCAGTGAAGAATTATGGGGAGCCTCTTTCCATGGAGTAAAAGAAACacaaaaagttaaaaatgaTGGGGATAACGTAGAAGTGAACAATTCTTCAAAGGATGTTGTTTCACCCTTTGATCCATGCCATATAGATGAAGAAAATGCAGTTGATGTGTGCTCATCATCCTCAAAATCTGATGTGCCTGAAAATACTCCAACCCATGCAATAGATAGTCATCATAACATATTTGGTTATACGAAACATTTTATGGGGGGAAATGAAGCACCACAATCTTCCAATTTTTCTCGTACTCTAGATCAATTTCCAAACGAAACACACTCAGAAAATCCGAAC GAATGGTGCAACATGACTGAGAATGTAACAAATGAGGCACAATTTATCAATGATGCAGTCACCAATCAAGATAATATAGAGAACTCAAGAAATAATGAAGATCCTAACAAATCAGTAGTGCGACAAGAATCAATTGATGATGCCTCCATTTACTCAGTTTTATCATCACCAAGGTCTGTGTTACCTGAGAAAGCAATGACAGATGAAATTTCATTATCGAATTTTGATCAACACATGCATATAGATGGTCAACAATCTATTGTTGAGGGTTTAACACAAGAAAGTTTAGATAGTGAAAATTCACCTAACATCATGCTTCATACCAGACAACCAATGATAGATGATGTAATAGATGCAATTTCATTGTCAAATTTTGATCAACACAGGCATATAGAACCTCAACAATCTATCGTGGATGGTATGACCCAAGAAAGCTCAAACAACGAAAGTTCAAATGATGTCATGCCTCAAACAATGCAACCAATGATGGATGATATAATAGATGAAATTTCATTGTCAAATTTTGATCAACACATGGATATAGAGCCTCAACAATCCACTACGGAGGGTGTGACCTCAGAAACTTTAACAACGAAAACTCCGCATGATGAATTACATAATGTTAACTTCAATCAATCAGAG GAGCAGCAGATTAGTCCCCAAGAGAATTTTAGGGAAGAATCAAATATCTTTGGCAATATGAATGATGAACACATCAAAAACAATGAAGACAATTCTAACCACCTAAATAGTGAAGAAGCTACTACAAAATCAACAAGCACAATAAGTGAGACAACAAATTTGGAGGACATGAATGAAAAATCAAGAGATTTAGTGGATGATGAA GTGGCATCAAGAGAAATGCTTAAAGATGATAAGAATGAGAAAACATCAAGTAGCAACAATGTGAATGATGAGTTGTCAAAACAAAGGACCAATAAGGCAAGGTCTCAAAACAGAGATTCAGGTTACTTATCTGACATATTTGATTGA